One Drosophila subpulchrella strain 33 F10 #4 breed RU33 chromosome 2R, RU_Dsub_v1.1 Primary Assembly, whole genome shotgun sequence genomic window, CCTAGTCTAGTTATGctagaaaagaaaaaacaaaaccaaacccAAACCTATTTCGTTTAGGACCCGATGGCAAAGTGGTGTGTGAGAAGCGCGATGCGAATAGTAAGTAAAGCCCACAGAAATTCAGcgctaacaaaaaaaacaaggctTCACATGCAACAAATGttattcaataaaataaataaagtatgCAAAAATGTACAGTGCGTTTCAGAGCTTAAGGCGAACTTAAATAATGTCAAGAGTATCCAATCTAGCTGTTCTATTTCTTGGATAATTAATTTATCACCTGATTGATTTCCTATGCTTAAAAGGATATGATTTTAGATAGAACACTAAAGTTCCTCTGTATCTACAAATATTATGACTCTTCCTCGCATTGGATATATACATAGTTTTGAAACGCACTGATATTGTAGTTTAACCACTGCCAATATTCTTAcatttctctctgtgtgtgCCTCTGTATTGTGCTGTATCGTCAAAGCTTCAAAACAAATCGCTTCAGGACGAATATAATCTTATATAACCCATACGATAATCACAGTCGAGTCCTCTTTATGTTGCCCTACAATACACCAAAGAGACTTccaaaaaagtatttaaataatttatttgagTTGCCAAAGTCCAAAAAGGAAAGACAGGCACCAACTCCCCGCAGTCCGCACTGCTTAAAGGCTAGAAAGTGGACATGCCCGAGTGATGCAGTAGTCCCCAAAGAAACCATAAACCATTGGCATTTGCTTCGTTTcgtatacaaaatattatgaacatttttataccatatatttgtatttcatACCTTTATTATAACCTTAGCACGCTTATCACTGCGCTTGTGACCCCTAAAAATGGTCAGAGGTTCTATGATCTAATACCTCTTCCGTATTTACAGAGGATGAGCTGAACAAGTCCACGGTGATCAAGTCGTCGCCCACTAAGACACGTAATCGCAATGGATCCACCACGGAGATGGCAGTGGATCAGCTGCAGGCCAGCGAGAAACTCATTGCAGGTGGGATTTACTATACCCAAAACAATCTATAGGATGTAATGCATCTATAAATCCATAAATCTTCACAGAACTCAACGAAACCTGGGAGGAGAAACTGAAGCGCACCGAGGAGATTCGTGTGCAGCGAGAGGCGGTCTTCGCCGAGATGGGCGTGGCCGTCAAGGAAGACGGCATCACAGTGGGCGTATTCTCACCCAAGAAGACTCCCCATCTGGTCAACCTCAATGAGGATCCCAATCTCTCCGAGTGTCTGCTCTATTACATCAAGGAGGGATTAACCCGGCTGGGCACCCACGAGGCTAATGTTCCCCAGGACATTCAGCTCTCCGGTTCGCACATCCTTAAGGAGCACTGCACTTTTGAGAATCGAAACAGTACAGTGACCCTGCTGCCGCACAAGGATGCCATTATCTATGTAAATGGACGCAAGTTGGTTGAACCGGAGGTCCTTAAGACCGGCTCTCGTGTGATTCTGGGCAAGAACCATGTGTTCCGTTTCACCAATCCGGAACAGGCTCGCGAATTGCGTGAGAAGATCGAGACCGAGAATGAGGCGGAGAACGAGGTGGAGAAGACGGATACCCAGCAGGTGGACTGGAACTTTGCCCAGTGTGAATTGCTGGAGAAGCAGGGCATTGATCTCAAGGCCGAAATGAAGAAGCGATTGGATAACTTGGAGGAGCAGTACAAGCGCGAGAAACTCCAGGCCGATCAGCAGTTTGAGGAGCAGCGCAAAACCTATGAGGCTCGGATCGATGCCTTGCAGAAGCAAGTGGAGGAGCAGTCGATGACCATGTCGATGTACAGCAGCTACTCCCCGGAGGACTTCCACCAGGAGGAAGATGTCTACAGTAAGGAGATGGCATTGGTCTTGAAAATGcagataaaattaaaaatatcgtATAATTCTTAGCCAATCCCATGTACGAGTCCTGCTGGACAGCTCGTGAGGCTGGTTTGGCTGCCTGGGCATTCCGCAAGTGGCGCTACCACCAATTCACCTCTTTGCGAGACGATCTCTGGGGCAATGCCATATTCCTCAAGGAAGCTAATGCTATATCCGTTGAGTTGAAGAAAAAGGTAGATTTGAAAGATATTATTTAtaggtgcctaaaagtatgcagtaagTAAAGGATAGTAGTCTTCCTGAATGATTTCATTGTATTTTTGAGTTTAAAATAtactgttgcatacttttaggtacCTAAAAAAATCAGTTTAAAGTGATTTGTTAGCACATCTTTTTATTTTGGCCGCCTTTAATACTAtgaatataattaaatataccAAACCCCCTCCTATTTCAGGTACAATTCCAATTTACTCTCTTGACCGACACCTTGTACTCCCCTCTGCCACCTGAGCTGGCCTCCAGTGTGGCTCCTTCGCATCAGGACGATGAGTTCGGAGCACCTCCAGTGTCTAAAACCTTGGTGGCCGTCGAGGTCACCGATACCAAGAACGGAGCCACTCATCATTGGTCCCTGGAGAAGCTACGGTAAGACCATCTTATTCCAGACTCCATTCGAATTCCTGCTCTCTCCTCACATTCATTCTTCTCTGCACCTTGGTTGAAATTCTAAACTTAAAGCTGGCTTTCGATTTGAGTTGATTATGTTCCTTTATAAATACGTGCATGGTGGTTGTAGTTCATGGATTCTAGTTTCTATCAAGTGCTCTAGAATTTGTTGGTTCATTTGTAACTTTGGATGTGAACGAAGCGAAGATCACGCCGCCACCATTTACGCCTCCAGTCTCATCGCCATCATTCGCCAAATGCCCCGACAGCTTGCTAGGAGTTTTGAACCAATGTTGATTTGTACTTTTTCGGTTCTTTTACTACGATTCCCATTGCCCACACCGAACAACAAATCCGAAAACCCCGATTCCGATCCCATCCCAAATCATTTTCGTACACAAACAAGCTATCGCCTCGAGCTGATGCGACAGATATACAATGTCGAGAGCCCGCCATCGTCCATGCTATTCGATACTTCCGGCATGGAGGCGTTGAGCGGATGGATCGCACCACCACCCAGCCATGATCCGCATCCCGGCCAGCAGCCGCAGCTGCTCCCAGTGGAGCCACCAGTCGAAAGCGAACGGGGCCGACTCACATTGGCCAATCTGATACCGTCTAGGTGTGCTTTGACCGCAGGTTTCATTTGTATATAGACGTGTAGAAACTATCCTTAGTTGTAGTTGCATGGCTTTCCATATTTGGCTTCTGATTTGGGGCGGGTTTAGGCCTGCTTTTACGCTCTACTCGCACTTTTCTACCTATGCAATATTCGAATATTCTTTATATAACAAAAGTCAATGCCTTAACCGTATGTTTATAATTTCCTGGCTGTGTTTTTTAGGCAACGTTTGGAGCTGATGCGTGAGATGTACCACAACGAGGCCGAGATGAGTCCCACTTCGCCGGACTATAATGTGGAGAGCCTCACTGGCGGCGATCCCTTCTACGATCGCTTCCCCTGGTTCCGCATGGTGGGTCGCTCCTTCATCTATCTGAGCAACCTGCTCTATCCAGTGCCATTGGTCCACAAAGTGGCCATTGTCAATGAGCGGGGAGATGTGCGTGGCTACTTAAGGATTGCCGTGCAGCCGGTTCTGGATGAGGAGTCCATTGACTTCAATAATGGTGTCAAGCAGTCGGCTCGATTGGTCTTCAACGAGGATGATGCCAAGCCCAAGTACCGGGCTCTCAACGAAAAGGATGATGTGCAGCGTTATATTGACAATGGTGGTTTGGATAGCAAGCTGGAGGGTGAGTTTTCACAGATTTCCATCGACTTTCAGCTAAGGTTTATGATTATGCCCTTTAGCAGAACTTGAGGATGTGGATTCTGGTCGCGGCATTGACTCCAACTCCGCTTCCGAGTGCCATGAGAATGCCGAGGAGCCGGGCGAGCACTTGCAGGTTGGCAAGGAATTCACCTTCCGGGTCACCGTTCTCCAGGCCACTGGCATTGGCGCTGAATATGCCGACATCTTTTGTCAGTTCAAGTAAGTAATCTTTTGGAAATTCCCTTCGAATTAGAGGTTTATAAAAGATTACCTTTAGCTTCTTGCATCGTCATGAGGAGGCTTTCTCCACCGAGCCGGTTAAGAATTCCGCATCCGGTGCTCCTCTGGGCTTCTACCATGTGCAGAATGTAAGTACAGGTCttaataagaaattaaaatcaataataaCCTATCTTCTTTCTTAAAGATTACTGTACCCGTGACCAAATCCTTTATCGAGTACTTGAAGACTCAGCCCATAATGTTCAAGATTTTCGGCCACTACCAGACGCACCCATTGCACAAGGATGCCAAGCAGGAGTTCGTCTCCCGGCCACCACCACGTCGCATGTTGCCACCGAGCATTCCGATTAGCCAGCCGGTGCGTAGTCCCAAGTTTGGACCACTGCCCTGTGCGCCCACGTCCACGGTTCTGGCCAAGCACGATGTTCTGGTTTGGTTCGAGATCTGTGAATTGGCTCCCAACGGAGAGTATGTGCCATCGGTTAGTAGGGTTATTAAACCATTCAAGTAAACCAGAAAGTAATCCAAGTTGGATTTGCCAACAGGTCGTGGAGCACAGCGACGATCTTCCCTGCCGCGGACTGTTCCTCTTGCATCAGGGCATCCAGCGGCGCATTCGCATCACCATCGTCCATGAGCCCACAGCGGAGGTCAAGTGGAAGGACATCAACGAGCTGGTGGTTGGACGCATACGCAATACTCCGGAGTCATCCGACGAGCAGGACGAAGACGCCTGCGTCCTGTCCTTGGGTCTGTTCCCCGGCGAAGTCCTGGAGGTGCCCGGAGACGATCGGTCTTTCTACCGATTCGAGGCCGCCTGGGACTCCAGTCTGCACAACTCGGCGCTGCTCAACCGCGTCTCTCAAGGCGGTGAGACCATCTACATCACGCTGAGCGCCTACTTGGAGGTATGATTTATACCTTTTAGTTTAACACTACTATATATGTAATAACAATTTGTTTCCCCGTCCTAGCTGGAGAACTGTGCCCGCCCTGCCATTATCACCAAAGATCTGAGCATGGTCATCTATGGACGCGACGCTCGCACCGGACCGCGCTCCCTGAAGCACCTGTTCTCGGGACAGTACCGCAATCCGGAGGCCAATCGCCTCACCGGAGTCTACGAGCTGGCACTGCGCAGAGCATCCGAAGCAGGTAGTCCAGGTAGCAATTCTCATTGTAGTTGTACTCGTAATCAGTCCGCTTGCACTCGCTTGTCGAATCCCTGGAGCTGACCCCCACTCACTCTTTAACTTGATGTCCTTACAGGTGTGCAGAGGCGTCAGCGTCGAGTGTTGGACACCAGCTCTACTTATGTACGGGGTGAGGAGAACCTGCATGGCTGGCGGCCAAGGGGTGACTCGCTGATCTTCGACCACCAGTGGGAGCTGGAGAAACTTACCCGGCTGGAGGAGGTTGGTCGCATGCGCCATCTTCTGCTGTTGCGCGAACGTCTGGGCATGGACACCAATCCCAATCCGACCACCAAGACCGAGAAGGATGTGTGCAATCTGGCCGCCCGGGCAGCCACCTCACCCGTGCACATGGTCATTCCACAATCGCCGCAGACGCCGGTCAAGGATCCGCAGCAAATCATTCCAGAGCGGGAGTACAACCAAAGGGAGCAGGATCTGATGCTCAAGTGCTTGAAGTTGGTGCAGGGTGAGTGGGCATCGAGATTTCCCCAGCCATCTAGTTGCTAATCCCAGCATTTACTTAAGGACGCTATACCAAGAGCGAGGCCAATGATACGCAAACCCAATCGGATGTTTCGCCCAGCGATGAGGGCTGTGCCGACATGACCGTCAGCTGCATCTCCAGCAATTCCATGGAGTAAGTAGTCGCTTTACCACTCGGATCTGCCCCCCACAAGCACCAACCATCTTAGTTAGCTTGCATCCATCCGGCTTTCTTGGTTTATTTGAACAAACGAAATTGGCACGACACCACAGCACACCACAGCCTACATCACTTCATCACACTAACCCCAATCACCCAGAATCCATGCCTCACAAAAATACCCTGTAGATTCCGTTCTTGCTCTGAACAATATACTTGGGACAGTCGGAGCGCAGGGTGCAGGCCTTTCGCTGAATATTGTAGACAAAACCGCGCTTACAGCGACATGGAGGTCCGCATAGGGGTACGCAGTACTTGGAGCGGTACTCACAGGTCTCCGGACAAACACCTGCACATCCCACATTCGTGGAGTTGTGACAGCAGCCAAAGTAGAAGGGCTGCTTGATATACTTCTCCTCGGGAAGCGGCTTCCGCTTCAGGGCTTTTGCTTCCTCTATTGGATGAACCATGCGGTATCCTTCTTCCAGGCTATCGAATGTCTCGACATGCTTTTTATGCGGTTTTTCCATGAACTCTTCCTCGTCCTTTAAGGCATCTAAGGGATCCAAGGTTCTAGCGGTGCGATAAGTGACCTCTTTCGTTACGGTTACTGGCAGTTCATCCGGCCAGGTTATCTCTGTTTCTAAGGTAGCCTCAGTGACATCATCCGGCCAGGTCATCTCGGCCTCGGTGGTTTCTGCCCTTACTACATTTTTCTGAAGGATACTTCCGATTATAACTAAAACATAACTAAGCTTGGGACATGGCATTATTGAAACTAAGATTTGAATtgctttaaatttaatataccAATGTTCCACCTGTGATTTCTGTGTAATTGCAATTTGCTTGGGTCACTCAACCCATATCAAAAATGTGTTCAGTTGCTCCTAGAATTCTGAGATGATGTACCTGAAACTCTCGAAGATAatgttcaatttaaaatttatttgttcgataaaaacaatattttacagTTAAAATCATATAGGATTAAAGAACCTAGAATTGTTGGCCCCTACTGAAACACACGATGGGTTTCCACAACTTCCTGTTGTATATCCTGAGGACAATCCGATTTTAGGATGCACAGCTGTAGTTTTTCATCGAAGACATAGTCAGGTTTGCAAATGCAATTCACACCGCAATAGTTGGGGCATTTGAGCGATTTAAAGGCACAGGTTTCGGGACACACCCCAGCACATCTAGCCCTGGTGGCATTCTCGCCGCAGAAGCCCGGAAACGGATTCCAAATGTACTTCTCACGACCCGGGTCCGGATCGTCATCATGATTCAAAACGGTTTCCTCCGCAAAGCCAGTTGTCATAACcgaatttataaataaagctggcagcagcagcaaagaAAGAGACTTGATCCAAATCATCCTATAAACCACAAGCAACTGAAGCTATGGCAAACCATTTCCATTTGTTTTCAACCCATTATTGCTATTGCCGCCAGCTGTTTCCCTGTAATTGCCCGCCATTCGATCATCGCAGTGCAAAAACTAACAAACACCCCACACCCACCCCACTCACTTTCCTATGTAACTCGAGATActcaaaaacaaaactttctatatttgatttgtttgttttccttttggtTTTCTTTTACACAATTAGAAACAACAAATTTGTAATTCGACGCAGGTAATTTTCTTTTCTATCCAAAGAACCTAAAACCTTAACCAACTTTCCCAAGAAACTTTGACTAATGAATCTTTGTTTCCTTGAACTAGATTATGTTCACCGGATCGGGCTGATGCTCCCAATGGCTGGGAGGCACCTGCTCCGGCTACCCAGCCGGCTCTGCCGCTTCGTCTTTATGTGCCGGAGCTGGAGGAGATTCGCGTGAGTCCTGTGGTGGCCCGCAAGGGTCTGTTGAACGTCCTGGAGCATGGCGGTTCCGGCTGGAAGAAGCGCTGGGTGGTAGGTTTTCAATAGTCAGTGTATTTCGTAGGGTGAAAtcctaattttaaatatttttaaactagaTTGTCCGTCGCCCTTATGTGTTTATCTACCGCTCGGAGAAGGACCCTGTGGAACGGGCTGTCCTCAATCTGGCCACTGCCCATGTGGAGTGCAGCGAGGACCAGGCGGCCATGGTCAAGATACCCAACACTTTCAggtttgttttgtttctgataaagaaaataaatcttTAGAGATTTAGGGAGTGATTATTTATATCTATCTAAATTTATATCACTaggattttgaaaaaaacttttaaatgccattttaggtgtctaaaagtatgcaatgaatAAATGATTGTCGTCTTTCTAGGTGATTTCATTGTACTTCAAAGCTTGAAATAtagtgttgcatacttttagacacaaaaaaaattacatttgaAACCGAATTCAAAAACTCTCGACTAtctttaaattcaaatttaaatataaattacatTTCTAAACAGTGTGGTGACCAAACATCGTGGCTATCTGCTGCAGACCCTTGGCGACAAGGAAGTGCACGACTGGCTGTATGCCATCAATCCCTTGCTGGCTGGCCAGATCAAGTAAGTGAAATTCACAGGGCATTCCCTTAAATATtccctaaatattttaaatatttaaaatattaataatgtaTTCTTCCAATAGATCCCGTTTGGCGCGACGAACTTTGGAGCCGGCCAGCCAGACGGCCTCCCAGATCCAGGCCACCAATGCGGCGAACGCCAACAGTGCGAACAAATGAGATACGATCACGATGGAGTCCGTTTTGGTTTACTGAGACGCAGGCTATGGCTGGCTGCAGCGCCTGAATATCGCCCGACGACTGGTCAGGAGGAGATCTCAACCAACGACTGGGGCAGCAGCTGGCAACTGATTGATATAGCTTGGAGGATTCCATCGGCAGTTGTAGGAAATAGATGATTGTTGGCTAGGGCAAAGCTGAGGAGGCAAATCGAAATCGAATGAGAAAATCACAGATTATGAGATGAGATTAACCAAATGCAAAGCGTACGTAATTATTAAGTAGTTCAACAACCAGTTTATCGATTATTATGTATTTTGTGATTAGTTGGCCACGGCCCAATGAGTAGGCGTTAGCAGCTCCGAATAGATACGATAGCCTACTTTTTAGAACCCGTTTCGGTTAAGTTTTTGGACAATTTTGTAAATAGCTTTCGTTTGATTcgattgtataaatatttggTATTAGTTAAAGGATCGTTTAGTTTGAGTTCCCACGTGATATTATGTTGATCAGTTAGTGTATGTATTATTTTCTCAAGTATGCGACAATTATGTAAAGCTTGTAatgcaaaaacaaacacacacgTATATGCATTTTAAAGGAGCAACCTAAAGCAAAATACAGACATATATATAATGGAGGAACTATATATAATGAATTAATGTATAAAACCCTATATATTTGCTGTTTATACACAAATTTTCATGTACTTGTATCTTGTATTGTTTAACTTAAAATGAGCAGGCAACCGCCGGAGAAAAATATGATACCAAAAATATGTGTGTGTTAAAGAAAGACCGTACAGTATATAGGATATAGGAGTCGTGAGGTATAAGCTCAGCAGAATTGCGAAATCTCTCTATAAAGGTAACGATTATTGTTAgatctatattatatatatacaagcAAACAGAACTATATGCGAATGAACTATTTTACACACCAGAGTTACGAACCATGAAATCGGCGCTGCTATCTAACAGCCGCCCCACATTGTCAACTGTTGACAGCTTTTAAGGCTTCTCCCCCACAGACACCCCCTATAAAGAACAGACAGTTTCGCTTCTAAAATGCTCCCACTCGGAACCACCTGCTAAAGCTTCAAGCATCAAGTTACGGAACAACCAATTGTAGTTTTGATAAGGACTCTTAAATTAGTACGCAATGGCCACCTGTACATTTCCCAACTAAAAATGAAACCGAAATTATGCTTTGCTTGCGAAAAgaattacaaattttatttgcattttgcctTCGGTTGGAGCACGAGCTTAGGTCAGGTTAATGGATCAATTGGAGCTTCACTTGTGCGAGGATCACAAGCCCCGAAGCTCCCCAAGTTGTTGAAGGGATTGCTTTCGTTGGTGTCTGGAAATGGACACGAAACGTTAAGCGATCGTTGCTGGATCGGATAATACGTATTCTTTTAAGGATCGTTTCGCAACTGAGTCGGCGTTTTGGGTTTTGAGTTGATTGTAGCAAAATGTAAACATTTGTTAAACTATTGAATTAATTTCGAATTGTAACATATTAGAGAATTGTAATTACAATAATCATTATACGAGCATATTATATGATACTTATGTAATAACCTTTTTTGGCCCAGTTTGAATTAAACAACAAAGAATTGCACACACCAAAAACAATTTAGAGCTATATACTAGCTAAGCGAGTTAACGAGCAAGAAACTCAACTTATATATGCGTATATggtacaatacatttcaaaatctatttaaatatgtacatCGGCTATATATCAATGTATGTAAGAGATGATTGCCTGGCAACCGTTTCAAATGACAGATTAAAGAACAGAGGGCAGAACCAATGCGGAGCAAAATAAgggaaatgaaattaaaaccTATGCTATGTGTATGTATAATCCAAAacaaattgatatatgccagggCGTATCACtattaaagaaatataaaataaaacggCTTTAAAGAAAATCTGTAaatcatcaaattggttttacTTTGGAAAGTTATCAAGGTAAGATATTTGCTGTACTGAGCCTAAGGAAATGGTATTCTTTTGAAGAGGGAAATTCTTTTAGACCTAATGGTATTAAAGATTTGTATTTGAAATACCACCCCTAGGTAAAGTCTACTAATTTTTCTCAAAAGTCGAACAGAGAGATATACTTCAGATGTTCACCGATTGTGAACCGATTGTGGTATAGGTAAGGCAAATACTAATGTGTTGCTTTTGATTTGGTTTAAAACGTCTCAACTACTCTAAATTGCTAAATTCCTATGAATATTAAGTGTGACCAAAATTTCGGGGCTGCTTGATAGGATGAAATTGCAATTAACTAATAATCCTATAAATAGGACAGCTCGTCGcaataatatttcaagtttTTTTGCTCATTATCGCTGCTGAAAACGAAAGAATGAGCAGGCTCAAGACCATATTTATGGTGAGCCTGTTGGCTGTGAGTATCTTTAGACgctattataaaaaatatattcatgTTTACTATTTTCTTTATAGATATTCCTAAGCCCCCAGGAGACTGAGGCCCAGGCAACCATCGGCGAAAACTGGAGCAAGTTGGGCAAGTGCACTCAGGTGGGCATCGAAACAATTACTAGTTTGGCCAACAAAGTTGTCCCAAGCTTCTACGAACTGAAAAAATGTTCCGGATACGTGGTCTTGGAACAGCCAAACAGAAAGGGACGAAAGATTACCTGGTACCTGAAGGTCACCTATGAATTCTTTAAGAAGCTGGCCTTTGACGAACCGAAATGTCTGCACAATCTTATAAGCCGAATAGCTCAAAGGGTCAAACCATATACAGAGCAAATTACGGGATTGGGTTGCTTGGACGAAAATGATTTTATCATCTAAAGAAAGGAAGAGGAATATAACATTATGCGCCAGAACTGAAAGCACTAGAAGGTCTAAAATGTGAGAAAACAATGATTTGATTTAGTAATTAGTATGCTCCTTTGAAAAGAAAGTATTAGAATATAAActaaattataaaagaaatgttattttgtATCTATAGATGCTACGTATCTTTAGATGGCATAGTTGTCCAAGTCGCGAATAAGAAATTTGTCAAGCTTggataaatttaaatacttatACCGAACTATAGTTTTGGAAAATAAAGGAATTATCCGGAGGGCTATATGTTTAACAAGATATCCATTTGGTCCGCAAAGTAAAGTCAGAAGCTGCCGGAAAAAGAGGCTTTAATGCATCTGAACAAACCAAGCGcaaagttatttaaaaaaaagccaATCAACATAGgtaaaatttgttatttaaatattaagcaCTTtgcagataaaaaaaaataaaaaccattaaaaaaaataaaacgttTATTTACCAAAATACATATTAGGTGGTGACACGTTTCTTAATATATAAAATgcgatttattttattatcctCGGACAGAACCAGTATCAGAGCTATTATAACTGAAATTAATATTGGATTATAATTTAATGAATTTACAACTTATTCAAAACTTACGCAACCGTATAAACAgcttcatttttatttttttgtatccAGAAGTGCGACACATTGTAACTTATTTATATAGCAAAACGGACAAAGAATCGTGACTGTTTAATTTGCGATAAAGCCTATTATATTGCTGAATAGTCTAGCTCTGAAAACGTGACAATCTTGAAGATACTGGCAAAAACAAAAGCTCCGATTGCCAGGTAATCCACCATTTGCCAGCAGCACCTGCTAAGTAATTACCCGAGCTCCATGGTCGAAATCCTTTCCATTGTGGCTATGGAATTCCATGACAACAAAAGCTGGCCACGCTCAGTGATGCAAATCCCAGGCAGAATGCCATTGCATAAGCCCCGGCAAAGCCGGTAAGTGCTTATGGAGAGAGAGAGGATTTTGGACTAGGACTAGGCAAATATACTTACTCCCAAAGACCGCACATCCATGCCCGAAGATCTGCTGTAATTAGGCAAGATGTCGCTGCCGTTTGCCATTTGCCATTTGGCCACTGTTCCCCCGACAATACCATTTTATGGACTTTTGCTGGCGGGTTTCTCTACCATTTTTTTGTAGGTTTCTTTTTTGCGAAAATGAATAATTCAATAGTCCAGTGGCAGAAGCCTCAGGTCTGCCGGTCTCCCTGCCTTCCCAACCTCGTGGCATCTCGGTTGCAGCCATAATTGAGGTCAGTGAAATCAAATCGCTTGGAGCAAGTGGTTAGCACTTGCCCAGCGGTGTGTGGAGGAACTGGACTTGGACCTGGTTGGCTGCTCCCTGGGCTCTCGAGTCGGCTCCGCTTTCAAAGGCCAAAAGCGGCCATGGGATCTTCCTCGTGGTCGGGCAGTTGCTTTGTTTCCGTCAGCCAAAATCACTGCCACTAAAAATAGACAACAATTAAATGCAAATCAATTGCATTGATTTTCCCTCAATACACAGTGGGTAACACTTATAAGAACGTGTTTACAACAAAGAAAAATGCATGTTG contains:
- the LOC119552141 gene encoding uncharacterized protein LOC119552141, whose translation is MPCPKLSYVLVIIGSILQKNVVRAETTEAEMTWPDDVTEATLETEITWPDELPVTVTKEVTYRTARTLDPLDALKDEEEFMEKPHKKHVETFDSLEEGYRMVHPIEEAKALKRKPLPEEKYIKQPFYFGCCHNSTNVGCAGVCPETCEYRSKYCVPLCGPPCRCKRGFVYNIQRKACTLRSDCPKYIVQSKNGIYRVFL
- the LOC119552139 gene encoding uncharacterized protein LOC119552139 encodes the protein MIWIKSLSLLLLPALFINSVMTTGFAEETVLNHDDDPDPGREKYIWNPFPGFCGENATRARCAGVCPETCAFKSLKCPNYCGVNCICKPDYVFDEKLQLCILKSDCPQDIQQEVVETHRVFQ
- the LOC119550623 gene encoding uncharacterized protein LOC119550623, yielding MSRLKTIFMVSLLAIFLSPQETEAQATIGENWSKLGKCTQVGIETITSLANKVVPSFYELKKCSGYVVLEQPNRKGRKITWYLKVTYEFFKKLAFDEPKCLHNLISRIAQRVKPYTEQITGLGCLDENDFII